One Denticeps clupeoides chromosome 12, fDenClu1.1, whole genome shotgun sequence genomic window carries:
- the hrh1 gene encoding histamine H1 receptor, which yields MESAPVFVTLGSHLNGSRPRAAPTSASVSLQHQMNSAFLGILLGCVALLTVIMNILVLYAVKKERTLHTVGNLYIVSLSVADLIVGATVMPLNLTYLLEDEWKLGHTLCQFWLVMDYVASTASIFSLFILCLDRYHSVRHPLQYLKYRTRGRATLMISGAWLLSMTWIIPILGWRSFARVDPKPEFEHKCDTDFRFVTWFKVLTAIVNFYIPSVLMLWFYSRIFIAVQEHYRQWEGAVSPIHSSENNGVVDSEKTMGRGSCKGSQQANATLPPRMRDETLLDQYTLEQQYDPREANKEQGKDPWAESRTSRFTHKASLFNVTKYINRGAREAAEKSFCSSPDGDSGTGSPLRLSSLPINFAQPAEEAKTKILVPVNDCTAIVPNSVAGVCELTKALNGDSGGEGESPRPDNSNPPTLKHTWQKFCEQSRQCVQNLRIHKERKAARQLGFIIAGFMLCWIPYFITFMVMAFCKTCVHHDLHMITIWLGYFNSTLNPFIYPLCNENFKRVFKQIFHIDT from the coding sequence ATGGAGTCTGCACCTGTGTTTGTCACACTAGGCAGCCACCTGAACGGCTCTCGGCCGAGAGCAGCGCCGACCAGTGCCTCGGTTTCCCTCCAGCATCAGATGAACAGCGCGTTCCTGGGAATCCTGCTGGGCTGCGTCGCCCTGCTCACCGTGATCATGAACATCCTGGTCCTGTACGCCGTGAAGAAGGAGAGGACGCTGCACACGGTGGGCAACCTTTACATCGTGAGCCTCTCCGTGGCGGACCTCATCGTGGGCGCCACCGTGATGCCACTGAACTTGACCTACCTGCTGGAGGACGAGTGGAAGCTCGGTCACACCTTGTGCCAGTTCTGGCTGGTCATGGACTACGTGGCCAGCACGGCCTCCATCTTCAGCTTGTTCATCCTGTGCCTGGACCGGTACCACTCGGTGCGCCACCCGCTCCAGTACCTGAAGTACCGCACCCGGGGTCGTGCCACCCTGATGATCTCGGGGGCGTGGCTGCTCTCCATGACTTGGATCATTCCCATCCTGGGGTGGCGCTCATTTGCGCGCGTTGACCCAAAGCCTGAGTTCGAGCACAAATGCGACACCGACTTCCGGTTTGTGACGTGGTTCAAGGTCTTGACCGCGATCGTGAATTTCTACATCCCCTCGGTCCTAATGCTCTGGTTCTACTCGCGCATCTTCATCGCAGTGCAGGAACACTATCGCCAGTGGGAGGGCGCCGTCAGCCCCATTCATTCCTCGGAGAACAATGGGGTGGTGGACAGCGAGAAGACAATGGGGCGGGGCTCGTGCAAAGGCTCGCAGCAGGCGAACGCAACCCTTCCTCCTCGCATGCGCGACGAAACCCTCCTGGACCAGTACACCTTGGAGCAGCAGTATGATCCACGCGAGGCCAACAAAGAGCAGGGCAAAGATCCCTGGGCTGAGAGCAGGACGAGCCGGTTCACCCACAAGGCCTCGCTTTTTAACGTCACAAAGTACATTAACAGAGGAGCGAGGGAGGCCGCCGAAAAGAGCTTCTGCTCCAGCCCAGACGGGGACTCGGGGACGGGGAGCCCGCTGAGGCTGTCCTCGCTGCCCATAAACTTTGCCCAGCCTGCGGAAGAGGCCAAGACGAAAATCCTGGTGCCGGTTAATGACTGCACAGCCATCGTGCCGAACTCGGTGGCTGGCGTCTGCGAGCTGACAAAAGCGCTGAACGGCGATTCAGGGGGCGAAGGCGAGAGCCCCAGGCCGGACAACTCGAACCCTCCCACGCTGAAACACACCTGGCAGAAGTTCTGCGAGCAGTCCAGGCAGTGTGTGCAGAACCTGCGTATCCACAAGGAGCGGAAAGCGGCCCGGCAACTGGGCTTCATCATCGCCGGATTCATGCTGTGCTGGATCCCTTACTTCATCACCTTTATGGTAATGGCTTTCTGCAAGACCTGTGTCCACCACGACCTGCACATGATCACCATCTGGCTGGGGTACTTCAACTCAACTCTAAACCCTTTCATATATCCCCTGTGCAATGAGAACTTTAAACGAGTATTCAAGCAAATATTTCACATCGACACATAA